Proteins from one bacterium genomic window:
- the recG gene encoding ATP-dependent DNA helicase RecG, producing the protein MQSGGARAEGLQRPVQFLKGVGPRRAADLARLGLHTAEDLLLHFPRDYLDLGESLPLAALTPGLRATVRGQVLASAERRPRQGLGILTVLIDDGTGRLQLVFFNQPYLKKQLANGVQVVANGEAAPFRGALQMQSPELEILGEEESPRLLGRRILPLYPATRGVGQRWLRRLLDGLLAEPGLVAGLPEILPAEWLRAEGWPARGAALRAIHFPEDRDELASARERLKFEELFLLQLLAALRRRQLAREAGPVLAGGERLLAPFLAGLPYQLTAAQARALAEIRGDLASGGRMNRLLQGDVGCGKTVVALAALLLAAEGGYQGAFMVPLEALARQHFANWAGPLAALGLRAGLLLGGGSQPAKERRSVLAGLADGAIDIAFGTQALIQDEIRFARLGLAVVDEQHRFGVLQRAGLRERGAPHVLVMTATPIPRSLAMTVYGDLELSVIDSLPPGRPGLVTRLATEEQLPRIHAFLRERVAAGERAFLIFPLVEEGDQAELAAATQAYEELAAGPLAGLGCGLIHGRLSAARKAAALAAFRSGERPVLVATTVIEVGIDVPEATLMLIHNPERFGLSQLHQLRGRIGRGRQKSYCILVAPAGMGETSRERLETFVKHRDGFRLAEEDLRLRGPGELFGQRQHGRPELSLAHPLADARLVALARERAAALVARDPELAAADLRALRELLQRVYRERLLLAGVG; encoded by the coding sequence ATGCAGAGCGGCGGCGCGCGCGCAGAGGGCCTCCAGCGCCCGGTGCAGTTCCTCAAGGGCGTCGGTCCGCGCCGCGCGGCCGACCTCGCGAGGCTCGGCCTCCACACGGCCGAGGATCTGCTCCTGCACTTCCCCCGCGACTACCTGGACCTCGGCGAGAGCCTGCCGCTCGCAGCGCTCACGCCCGGCCTGCGCGCCACGGTGCGCGGGCAGGTGCTGGCCAGCGCCGAGCGGCGGCCGCGCCAGGGCCTGGGCATCCTCACCGTGCTCATCGACGACGGCACGGGCCGGCTGCAGCTCGTCTTCTTCAACCAGCCCTACCTGAAGAAGCAGCTCGCCAACGGCGTGCAGGTCGTGGCCAACGGCGAGGCGGCGCCGTTCCGGGGCGCGCTCCAGATGCAGTCGCCCGAGCTGGAGATCCTCGGCGAGGAGGAGAGCCCGCGCCTGCTCGGGCGGCGCATCCTGCCGCTCTATCCGGCGACGCGCGGCGTCGGCCAGCGCTGGCTGCGCCGCCTGCTCGATGGCCTCCTCGCGGAGCCCGGGCTCGTCGCCGGTCTGCCCGAGATCCTGCCCGCGGAGTGGCTGCGCGCCGAGGGCTGGCCGGCGCGGGGCGCCGCGCTGCGGGCGATCCACTTCCCCGAGGATCGCGATGAACTGGCCAGCGCCCGCGAACGGCTCAAGTTCGAGGAGCTCTTCCTGCTGCAGCTCCTCGCCGCGTTGCGCCGCCGGCAGCTCGCGCGCGAGGCGGGCCCCGTGCTCGCCGGCGGCGAGCGCCTGCTCGCGCCCTTCCTCGCCGGCCTGCCCTACCAGCTCACCGCGGCGCAGGCGCGGGCGCTCGCCGAGATCCGCGGCGATCTCGCGAGCGGCGGCCGCATGAACCGCCTGCTCCAGGGCGACGTCGGCTGCGGCAAGACGGTGGTCGCGCTCGCCGCGCTGCTGCTCGCCGCCGAGGGCGGCTACCAGGGCGCCTTCATGGTGCCGCTCGAGGCCCTCGCGCGGCAGCACTTCGCGAACTGGGCGGGGCCCCTGGCCGCGCTCGGCCTGCGCGCGGGGCTCCTGCTCGGCGGCGGCAGCCAGCCGGCCAAGGAGCGGCGCTCGGTGCTCGCGGGCCTGGCCGACGGCGCCATCGACATCGCCTTCGGCACGCAGGCCCTGATCCAGGACGAGATTCGCTTCGCGCGCCTCGGGCTCGCCGTCGTCGACGAGCAGCACCGCTTCGGCGTGCTCCAGCGCGCGGGCCTCAGGGAGCGCGGCGCGCCGCACGTGCTCGTGATGACGGCGACGCCCATCCCGCGCTCGCTGGCGATGACCGTCTACGGCGACCTGGAACTCAGCGTGATCGACAGCCTGCCGCCCGGCCGGCCGGGCCTCGTCACCCGCCTCGCGACCGAGGAGCAGCTCCCGCGCATCCACGCCTTCCTGCGCGAGCGCGTCGCAGCAGGCGAACGCGCCTTCCTCATCTTCCCCCTGGTGGAGGAGGGCGATCAAGCCGAGCTGGCGGCGGCCACGCAGGCCTACGAGGAGCTGGCGGCCGGGCCCCTGGCCGGCCTCGGTTGCGGGCTGATCCACGGGCGGCTCTCGGCGGCGAGGAAGGCCGCGGCGCTGGCCGCATTCCGCAGCGGGGAGCGGCCGGTGCTCGTGGCAACGACGGTGATCGAGGTGGGCATCGATGTGCCCGAGGCCACGCTGATGCTGATCCACAACCCCGAGCGCTTTGGCCTCAGCCAGCTCCACCAGCTGCGCGGGCGCATCGGCCGCGGGCGGCAGAAGAGCTACTGCATCCTCGTCGCGCCGGCCGGGATGGGCGAGACGAGCCGCGAGCGCCTGGAGACCTTCGTCAAGCATCGCGACGGCTTTCGCCTCGCCGAGGAGGACCTGCGCCTGCGCGGGCCGGGCGAGCTCTTCGGGCAGCGCCAGCACGGGCGGCCCGAACTCAGCCTCGCCCATCCGCTGGCCGACGCGCGGCTGGTCGCCCTCGCCCGCGAGCGGGCGGCGGCCTTGGTCGCCCGCGACCCCGAGCTGGCGGCCGCCGATCTGCGCGCGCTCCGGGAGCTCCTCCAGCGGGTCTACCGGGAGCGGCTGCTCCTCGCCGGGGTCGGCTGA
- a CDS encoding valine--tRNA ligase, with protein sequence MAKAYEPASVEARLYAAWEAGGYFRPRPDPAGRPPYVIVIPPPNVTGILHMGHVLDNALQDILIRWQRMQGVETLWLPGCDHAGISTQSVVARKLREQGQDPEAMGREAFLAAAWAWKDEYHARITGQLRRLGCSCDWERERFTMDEGLSHAVQRVFIALYEAGLIYQGEYIVNWDVQDQTAISDEEVEFQEVDGHLWHLRYPLIGGEGSLVVATTRPETMLGDTAIAINPGDASKAAYRGRRARLPLVGRELPIIEDDFVDPEFGTGFVKVTPAHDPNDFAMGQRHGLERVQVIGPDGRMSAAAGEYAGLTREEARRAVLAALEAQELVVKVEPYRHSVGHGQRSGLPIEPMVSTQWYVRMAELAEPAIAAVAEGRVRFTPARWEKTYRHWMEGIRDWCISRQLWWGHRIPVWTHAVTGERRAATAAPDASGHWRQDPDVLDTWFSSWLWPFSTLGWPEATADLARYYPGSTLVTGPDIIFFWVARMIMAGQRFAGDVPFRDVFLHGIVRDKQGRKMSKSLGNSPDPLELFDRYGVDAVRFSMTMLTPLGGDYLFEDKHMEMGRNFANKLWNASRYVLMQLAERGEGALLPASAAAPSGRLGGPVGDWLAAEWRPAAAGALAPLSLEDRWILSRLVAVREQVQRDLEGFRFGDAARGLYDFLWKEYCDWYLELTKPRVYGEDPRAAATALLTAAGVLHATLRLLHPFMPYVTEAIWERFPGAADRLIVAPWPAPPAALRDEAAERELDFRIALISSVRGLRQELGLPPGRELTLILRGEGQALAAQLGAARPFLASLAKVSDYRLEPPSPRKPKPAAGAFLPGLEIWLPLSGLVDLAEERRRLEKELAKLQREIAGSEAKLASAGFRAQAPAEVVAQVEARLALGRDTARRLGESLENLREDND encoded by the coding sequence ATGGCGAAGGCCTACGAGCCGGCGAGCGTCGAGGCCAGGCTCTACGCGGCCTGGGAGGCGGGCGGCTACTTCCGCCCGCGCCCCGATCCCGCCGGCCGGCCGCCCTACGTGATCGTCATCCCGCCGCCGAACGTCACCGGCATCCTGCACATGGGCCACGTGCTCGACAATGCGCTACAGGATATCCTCATCCGCTGGCAGCGCATGCAGGGAGTCGAGACCCTCTGGCTGCCCGGCTGCGATCACGCCGGCATCTCCACGCAGAGCGTCGTCGCCAGGAAGCTGCGCGAGCAGGGCCAGGATCCCGAGGCCATGGGTCGCGAGGCCTTCCTCGCCGCGGCCTGGGCCTGGAAGGACGAATACCACGCGCGCATCACGGGCCAGTTGCGCCGCCTCGGCTGCAGCTGCGACTGGGAGCGCGAGCGCTTCACGATGGACGAAGGGCTCAGCCACGCCGTGCAGCGCGTCTTCATCGCGCTCTACGAGGCGGGTCTGATCTATCAGGGCGAGTACATCGTCAACTGGGACGTCCAGGACCAGACCGCGATCAGCGACGAGGAAGTGGAGTTCCAGGAAGTCGACGGCCACCTGTGGCACCTGCGCTACCCGCTGATCGGCGGCGAGGGCTCGCTCGTGGTGGCCACCACGCGCCCGGAGACGATGCTCGGCGACACGGCGATCGCGATCAACCCCGGCGACGCGAGCAAGGCCGCCTACCGCGGCCGCCGCGCGCGCCTGCCGCTGGTGGGCCGCGAGCTGCCGATCATCGAGGACGATTTCGTCGATCCCGAGTTCGGCACCGGCTTCGTCAAGGTGACGCCGGCCCACGACCCCAACGACTTCGCGATGGGCCAGCGGCACGGTCTCGAGCGGGTGCAGGTGATCGGGCCCGATGGCCGCATGAGCGCCGCCGCCGGCGAGTACGCCGGCCTGACGCGCGAGGAAGCGCGCCGCGCCGTGCTGGCCGCGCTCGAGGCCCAGGAACTCGTCGTGAAGGTCGAGCCCTACCGGCACAGCGTGGGCCACGGCCAGCGCAGCGGCCTGCCGATCGAGCCCATGGTCTCCACGCAGTGGTACGTGCGCATGGCCGAGCTCGCCGAGCCGGCCATCGCAGCCGTCGCCGAGGGCCGCGTGCGCTTCACCCCCGCCCGCTGGGAAAAGACCTACAGGCACTGGATGGAGGGCATCCGCGACTGGTGCATCAGCCGCCAGCTCTGGTGGGGGCATCGCATTCCCGTCTGGACCCATGCGGTGACCGGCGAGCGGCGCGCGGCGACGGCGGCCCCGGACGCCAGCGGCCACTGGCGCCAGGATCCCGACGTGCTCGACACCTGGTTCTCGAGCTGGCTGTGGCCCTTCTCGACCCTGGGCTGGCCGGAGGCCACGGCGGATCTCGCGCGCTACTACCCCGGCAGCACGCTGGTGACGGGCCCGGACATCATCTTCTTCTGGGTGGCGCGCATGATCATGGCCGGCCAGCGCTTCGCGGGCGACGTGCCCTTCCGCGACGTCTTCCTGCACGGCATCGTGCGGGACAAGCAGGGCCGCAAGATGAGCAAGAGCCTTGGCAACAGCCCCGACCCGCTCGAGCTCTTCGACCGCTACGGCGTCGACGCCGTGCGCTTCTCGATGACGATGCTCACGCCCCTGGGCGGCGACTATCTCTTCGAGGACAAGCACATGGAGATGGGCCGCAACTTCGCCAACAAGCTCTGGAACGCGAGCCGCTACGTGCTCATGCAGCTGGCGGAGCGGGGCGAGGGGGCGCTGCTGCCGGCCAGCGCCGCCGCCCCGAGCGGGCGCCTGGGCGGCCCCGTGGGCGACTGGCTCGCCGCCGAGTGGCGACCCGCGGCGGCCGGCGCGCTCGCGCCGCTCAGCCTGGAGGACCGCTGGATCCTCAGCCGACTCGTCGCCGTGCGCGAGCAGGTGCAGCGCGACCTGGAGGGCTTCCGCTTCGGCGACGCCGCCCGCGGCCTCTACGACTTCCTCTGGAAGGAGTACTGCGACTGGTACCTGGAGCTGACCAAGCCGCGCGTCTACGGCGAGGATCCCCGCGCCGCGGCCACGGCCCTGCTCACGGCCGCCGGCGTGCTCCACGCGACCCTGCGCCTGCTGCACCCCTTCATGCCCTACGTGACGGAGGCGATCTGGGAGCGCTTTCCCGGCGCGGCCGACCGCCTGATCGTCGCGCCCTGGCCGGCGCCGCCGGCCGCGCTGCGGGACGAGGCGGCCGAGCGCGAACTCGACTTCCGCATCGCCCTGATCTCCAGCGTGCGCGGCCTGCGCCAGGAGCTGGGCCTGCCGCCCGGCCGCGAGCTGACCCTGATCCTGCGCGGCGAGGGCCAGGCCCTGGCCGCCCAGCTCGGGGCGGCGCGACCTTTCCTTGCCAGCTTGGCCAAAGTGTCCGACTATCGCCTCGAGCCGCCCTCGCCGCGCAAGCCCAAGCCCGCGGCGGGCGCCTTCCTGCCCGGCCTCGAGATCTGGCTGCCGCTCAGCGGTCTCGTCGATCTTGCCGAGGAGCGGCGGCGGCTCGAGAAGGAGCTTGCCAAGCTGCAGCGCGAGATCGCCGGCAGCGAGGCGAAGCTGGCGAGCGCAGGCTTCCGTGCTCAGGCGCCCGCCGAGGTGGTGGCGCAGGTGGAGGCGCGGCTGGCGCTGGGGCGCGATACCGCACGCCGCCTGGGCGAGAGCCTGGAGAACTTGCGGGAGGACAATGACTGA
- a CDS encoding tetratricopeptide repeat protein: MSPLNWYRKMQRRSQRRATLDALCSEAARDAEAALRWLDERLARGERAEIEAFFEEIPDPFALPVAAYAELIERSYRAELFEAGLRLAAAWRRSDPESARPLNQAARLHSLAGRFEQAHELHRLALALPSDAAESHYQLGCTLLRENRNLEAEAAFREALARDPRLAKAHTNLGFSLDRRGERDEAILHFRRAIQLDPHNAMGHLNLGALYGERGDYEQAIHLFRKTVELAPDGLEGRMSLGLALANCSRYGEAIGEFEGVLGLRPQHADARFHIALCHSRLGAHRKALAELERADAKDPRVRFYLGLCYVNLGEYAKALPCFQQVLELHPDDARSHYYLGIIYDQLGQAEAARQSYRQAEALGHRAGVARAVGA; this comes from the coding sequence ATGAGTCCCCTGAACTGGTACCGCAAGATGCAGCGGCGCTCGCAGCGGCGGGCCACCCTCGATGCGCTCTGCTCGGAGGCCGCCCGCGACGCCGAGGCCGCCCTGCGCTGGCTCGACGAGCGCCTGGCCCGCGGCGAACGCGCGGAGATCGAGGCCTTCTTCGAGGAGATCCCCGACCCCTTCGCGCTACCGGTCGCGGCCTACGCCGAACTGATCGAGCGCAGCTACCGGGCGGAACTCTTCGAGGCCGGCTTGCGCCTGGCCGCGGCCTGGCGCCGCAGCGATCCCGAGTCGGCGCGTCCCCTCAACCAGGCCGCGCGCCTGCACAGCCTCGCCGGCCGTTTCGAGCAGGCGCACGAACTGCACAGGCTTGCCCTCGCCCTGCCCAGCGACGCCGCCGAGAGCCACTACCAGCTCGGCTGCACCCTGCTGCGCGAGAACCGCAACCTGGAGGCCGAGGCGGCCTTCCGGGAGGCTCTCGCCCGCGATCCCCGGCTGGCGAAGGCGCACACCAACCTCGGCTTCAGCCTCGACCGCCGCGGCGAGCGCGACGAGGCCATCCTCCATTTCCGCCGGGCCATCCAGCTCGATCCGCACAACGCGATGGGGCACCTGAACCTGGGCGCCCTCTATGGCGAGCGGGGCGACTACGAGCAGGCGATCCACCTCTTCCGGAAGACGGTGGAGCTGGCGCCGGACGGCCTCGAGGGGCGCATGAGCCTGGGCCTCGCCCTCGCCAACTGCAGCCGTTACGGCGAGGCGATCGGCGAGTTCGAAGGCGTGCTCGGCCTGCGCCCGCAGCACGCGGACGCGCGCTTCCACATCGCCCTCTGCCATTCGCGCCTCGGCGCCCACCGCAAGGCGCTCGCCGAGCTGGAACGCGCGGACGCCAAGGACCCGCGCGTTCGTTTCTACCTCGGCCTCTGCTACGTCAACCTCGGCGAGTACGCCAAGGCCCTGCCCTGCTTCCAGCAGGTACTCGAGCTGCACCCCGATGACGCCCGGAGCCACTACTACCTGGGCATCATCTATGATCAGCTCGGGCAGGCAGAAGCGGCGCGGCAGAGCTACCGCCAGGCCGAGGCCCTGGGCCACCGCGCCGGCGTGGCGCGGGCGGTGGGCGCCTAG
- a CDS encoding response regulator, which produces MSKRILVVDDEASIRTLYSQELRDEGYLVQAVASAEEASLALAEQPVDLVILDIELPGKDGLAYLREVMEQYRDLRVVINSAYHSYKDDFTSWSAEASLVKSSDLDPLKATVRELLTK; this is translated from the coding sequence ATGAGCAAGCGCATTCTCGTCGTCGACGACGAGGCCAGCATTCGCACTCTCTACAGTCAGGAGCTGCGCGACGAGGGTTACCTCGTCCAGGCGGTGGCTTCGGCCGAGGAGGCCTCTCTCGCGCTGGCCGAGCAGCCGGTGGACCTGGTGATCCTCGACATCGAGCTGCCGGGCAAGGACGGTCTGGCTTACTTGCGCGAGGTCATGGAGCAGTACCGGGACCTGCGCGTGGTGATCAACAGCGCCTACCACAGCTACAAGGACGACTTCACCTCCTGGTCCGCGGAGGCCTCCCTGGTCAAGTCGTCGGACCTGGATCCGCTGAAGGCGACGGTCCGGGAACTGCTAACGAAGTGA
- a CDS encoding tetratricopeptide repeat protein — protein MPSLLRRLFGGRRDEDYSAGIALYNEGRFEEAIARFEAAIAGAAKSSTTYRLGTFYAAEAHANIGRSLLRSEHYDEARFHLEQALSETPNFPDIQYCLGVALFMGGERAAALPCFQRALAINPDYIEARCFLAVALDALGDAEGARRELRQAAALQSEIPISVNRFLLVHLKERETVLPEVGPVLELLESGAEFRELYGEGIAQFNLGQHALAAELLERAAAMKPHYADVQCQLGLARLKCGRTEPAIAAFGRALTVNPRFMEAAYFLGLAQLKAGHPLEAEESLAFARSLGGEGSDLLLHLAQARFQLGRNEEAALLLEELLGRHPEQSQARYLLGLLRHLEGRDDEALRLLREALGHNPSLGEAEVDLALLHAQRGEWEDADPHFRRLQERNPGDATLQAFLGQALLSRGDLEAALAAFTRALDLAPGDLYALRGRLRCELRLGRLAKAEALLAPLLAAHPDYPDLLKLRGDLAFKRGEYGAAAADYRAALALAPRYLEAELALALALRNQGRSAEATALLAPLVAQHPERLELRHLLDEHFALAEFEDAESD, from the coding sequence ATGCCCTCGCTGCTGAGGCGGCTCTTCGGCGGGCGTCGCGACGAGGACTACAGCGCGGGCATCGCCCTGTACAACGAGGGCCGCTTCGAGGAGGCGATCGCCCGCTTCGAAGCGGCCATCGCCGGGGCGGCGAAGAGCAGCACCACCTACCGCCTCGGCACCTTCTACGCCGCCGAGGCCCACGCGAACATCGGCCGCAGCCTGCTCAGGAGCGAGCACTACGACGAGGCGCGCTTCCACCTCGAGCAGGCCCTCAGCGAGACCCCCAACTTCCCGGACATCCAGTACTGCCTCGGCGTCGCGCTCTTCATGGGCGGCGAGCGCGCGGCGGCCCTGCCCTGCTTCCAGCGCGCCCTCGCGATCAACCCCGACTACATCGAGGCGCGCTGCTTCCTCGCCGTCGCGCTCGACGCGCTGGGGGACGCCGAGGGCGCCCGGCGCGAGCTGCGCCAGGCGGCGGCGCTGCAGTCCGAGATCCCGATCTCGGTGAACCGCTTCCTGCTCGTGCACCTCAAGGAGCGCGAGACGGTGCTGCCCGAGGTGGGGCCGGTGCTCGAGCTGCTCGAGAGCGGCGCCGAGTTCCGCGAGCTCTACGGGGAGGGCATCGCCCAGTTCAACCTGGGCCAGCACGCGCTGGCCGCCGAGCTGCTCGAGCGGGCGGCGGCGATGAAGCCGCACTACGCCGACGTCCAGTGCCAGCTCGGCCTCGCGCGCCTCAAGTGCGGGCGCACGGAGCCGGCGATCGCCGCCTTCGGCCGGGCCCTCACCGTGAACCCGCGCTTCATGGAGGCCGCCTACTTCCTCGGCCTCGCCCAGCTCAAGGCGGGCCACCCGCTGGAGGCCGAGGAGTCCCTCGCCTTCGCGCGCAGCCTGGGCGGGGAGGGCAGCGACCTGCTGCTCCACCTCGCGCAGGCCCGCTTCCAGCTCGGCCGCAACGAGGAGGCGGCCCTGCTCCTCGAGGAGCTCTTGGGGCGGCATCCCGAGCAGAGCCAGGCGCGCTACCTGCTCGGCCTGCTCCGCCACCTCGAGGGCCGCGACGATGAAGCCCTGCGCCTGCTGCGCGAAGCCCTCGGCCACAATCCGTCGCTCGGCGAGGCCGAGGTCGACCTCGCCCTCCTGCACGCCCAGCGCGGCGAGTGGGAAGACGCCGACCCGCACTTCCGGCGCCTGCAGGAGCGCAATCCCGGCGACGCGACCCTGCAGGCCTTCCTCGGCCAGGCCCTGCTCTCGCGCGGGGACCTCGAGGCCGCCCTCGCCGCCTTCACCCGCGCGCTGGACTTGGCGCCGGGCGACCTCTACGCCCTGCGCGGGCGCCTGCGCTGCGAGCTGCGCCTGGGCCGCCTCGCCAAGGCCGAGGCTCTGCTCGCGCCCCTGCTCGCGGCGCACCCGGACTACCCCGACCTGCTCAAGCTGCGCGGCGACCTCGCCTTCAAGCGCGGCGAGTACGGCGCGGCGGCCGCCGACTACCGCGCCGCGCTCGCGCTGGCGCCGCGCTACCTGGAGGCCGAGCTGGCCCTCGCGCTCGCCCTGCGCAATCAGGGCCGGAGCGCGGAGGCGACGGCCCTGCTCGCCCCGCTCGTCGCCCAGCACCCCGAGCGCCTGGAGCTGCGCCACCTGCTCGACGAGCACTTCGCGCTGGCCGAGTTCGAGGACGCCGAGAGCGATTAG
- a CDS encoding ATP-binding protein → MSIKWARITPTAHLHSEMPSMRSSPTDSRSSEAGLPVEQGPLYLWACDARLAARARAELGAAAARLAPLPPRAEWELALPAGTFGVLLTASGEESLPPAEALAALRAAGGRLVLFLPALDERSRRRLVRRGFHEALAPPFAGLDLGRLFADADRPLVLARRLPEFEARVESRVEFRLPAELRFVAPAAGFLCRLAREHGFHPRIWAEALPLALDEALANAIRHGCALDPAKEVRVLARFGPRRLRVRIEDPGAGFDPERVADPRSAEGLRRGSGRGLLLMRELVDRVEFRKGGRVVLLTVRRRAEGET, encoded by the coding sequence ATGTCGATAAAGTGGGCGAGGATTACGCCCACAGCTCACCTGCATTCCGAGATGCCTTCAATGAGATCCTCGCCGACGGACAGCCGCTCTTCTGAGGCGGGGCTCCCGGTGGAGCAGGGGCCGCTGTACCTGTGGGCCTGCGACGCTCGTCTGGCAGCCCGCGCCCGGGCGGAGCTCGGCGCCGCGGCGGCTCGGCTGGCGCCCTTGCCGCCGCGAGCGGAGTGGGAGCTCGCCCTGCCTGCCGGCACTTTCGGGGTCTTGCTCACCGCCAGCGGCGAAGAGAGCCTGCCGCCCGCCGAGGCGCTGGCCGCGCTGCGGGCGGCGGGAGGGCGGCTCGTCCTCTTCCTGCCTGCCCTCGACGAGCGCAGCCGGCGGCGCCTCGTCCGTCGCGGCTTCCACGAGGCGCTCGCGCCGCCCTTCGCCGGGCTCGACCTGGGCCGCCTCTTCGCCGACGCCGACCGCCCGCTCGTTCTCGCGCGGCGTTTGCCGGAGTTCGAGGCGCGCGTGGAGAGCCGCGTCGAGTTCCGTCTGCCGGCCGAGCTGCGCTTCGTGGCGCCGGCCGCCGGCTTCCTCTGTCGCCTGGCCCGCGAGCACGGCTTCCACCCGCGCATCTGGGCGGAGGCCCTGCCCCTCGCACTCGACGAAGCCCTCGCCAACGCGATCCGTCACGGCTGCGCGCTGGACCCAGCGAAGGAAGTGCGGGTCTTGGCGCGCTTCGGGCCGCGGCGCCTGCGCGTGCGCATCGAGGACCCGGGGGCCGGATTCGACCCCGAGCGGGTCGCCGATCCCAGGAGTGCCGAAGGTCTGCGGCGCGGCAGCGGCCGCGGCCTGCTGCTGATGCGGGAACTGGTGGATCGGGTGGAGTTCCGCAAGGGCGGGCGCGTCGTGCTGCTCACCGTGCGGCGGCGCGCGGAGGGGGAGACCTAG
- a CDS encoding helix-turn-helix domain-containing protein yields the protein MTERTLGERIRQARESRGLSLEAVGRETRLALSVLRALEEDRRADLPGDLYVANALRMLAELLELDRGELLSLYRAGQGISAPGSFGPSGRVWREEVPETRLGGWQPGRGLWLALGAVVVAGALLATALSVSRREAPPGRLAEPPAPAAVREAPAIDASLGPVEAPPPEEAIAKARADSVAAAAAWAQGPLALSDSGDVAMRSAPPARAALRLEVDAALPCRLELNVDDRLQLARALGAGDVWWVEADSFVVLSAASVSGLALRLNGSDYPLPAVPTGQPIALRLDAPVTVSAPGDG from the coding sequence ATGACTGAGCGCACCCTCGGCGAGCGCATCCGGCAAGCGCGCGAGAGCCGTGGCTTGAGCCTCGAGGCGGTCGGCCGGGAGACGCGCCTGGCGCTCTCCGTCCTCCGCGCCCTCGAGGAGGACCGGCGCGCCGACCTGCCGGGCGACCTCTACGTCGCCAATGCGCTGCGCATGCTCGCGGAGCTGCTCGAGCTCGACCGCGGCGAACTCCTCAGCCTCTACCGCGCCGGCCAGGGGATCAGCGCGCCGGGCAGCTTCGGCCCCAGCGGTCGCGTCTGGCGAGAGGAAGTGCCGGAGACGCGCCTGGGCGGCTGGCAGCCGGGGCGGGGCCTCTGGCTGGCCCTCGGCGCCGTCGTCGTTGCGGGCGCCCTGCTCGCCACCGCGCTCTCCGTCTCCCGCCGCGAGGCGCCCCCCGGCCGGCTGGCCGAGCCGCCGGCGCCAGCCGCGGTGAGGGAAGCGCCAGCCATCGACGCCTCGCTCGGCCCCGTGGAGGCGCCACCGCCCGAGGAGGCGATCGCGAAGGCGCGCGCCGACTCCGTCGCCGCCGCCGCCGCCTGGGCGCAGGGCCCGCTGGCGCTCTCCGACAGCGGCGACGTGGCGATGCGGAGCGCTCCGCCCGCCCGCGCTGCGCTGCGCCTGGAGGTGGATGCCGCGCTGCCCTGTCGCCTCGAGCTCAACGTCGACGATCGGCTGCAGCTCGCGCGTGCGCTGGGCGCCGGCGACGTCTGGTGGGTCGAGGCCGACAGCTTCGTCGTCCTGAGCGCGGCCAGCGTGAGCGGCCTGGCCCTGCGCCTGAACGGCAGCGACTACCCGCTGCCGGCGGTCCCCACCGGCCAGCCGATCGCGCTGCGCCTGGACGCCCCCGTGACCGTGTCGGCGCCCGGCGACGGCTGA